One Geoalkalibacter subterraneus genomic window carries:
- the tnpA gene encoding IS200/IS605 family transposase: MTARWTTSNKAVFNIGYHLIWCTKYRRPLLTGDIESRLKQLLGDKCRERGWRIETMEVMPDHVHLFVKASPVDSPHYIVQQLKGASSRILRAEFSLTRSRVPTLWTRSYYCETVGHISAETITRYIEDQKLR; the protein is encoded by the coding sequence ATGACCGCACGATGGACGACAAGCAACAAGGCCGTGTTTAATATCGGCTACCACTTGATTTGGTGTACCAAATACCGTCGGCCGTTGTTGACCGGCGATATCGAATCGCGGCTCAAACAATTGCTTGGCGACAAGTGCCGTGAGCGGGGGTGGCGAATCGAAACGATGGAGGTGATGCCCGATCACGTCCATCTTTTTGTAAAGGCTTCTCCCGTGGACAGTCCCCACTACATCGTCCAGCAGCTCAAGGGGGCGTCGTCGCGGATACTGCGCGCCGAGTTTTCCCTTACAAGAAGCCGGGTGCCGACGCTGTGGACCCGAAGCTATTATTGCGAAACGGTCGGTCATATTTCGGCCGAGACCATAACCCGGTACATCGAGGACCAGAAGCTGCGATGA
- a CDS encoding Ig-like domain-containing protein has protein sequence MPATYTIHEENPSCGPGETQRGEYCYSLPNEPCPSGYSYSSSLGKCTKSSTCSVGSLNTSLDLCTASGSPDCPTGYSYSSSLGKCTKSATCSQGSLSTSLDKCASTASYNCPSGYSWSASLGKCTRSSSCPSGGSLNTSVDKCQASETYNCINGYAWSSALSKCSKIVDCPSGGYLDGSSDLCRRTADKVCPSQLSLFEGRICQADPDCTQNGDFVPATDLCDRGLAPDTKAPHLYFAKRDNLFTGGAVAYFEDLRVVMADNLDDAPQLTGLKLTGGPDDVSIDLSPMGPLPVYTFDVPLLPRTKESPYTLTAYAKDWRENSVQKSVDLEYVPRIVEINGGLVKLPAAAHTFGRMDGQSGIASPVIELIDGGGINGSADVEVMLESDSEVSLSVGGQALSAGERGLIEGYDFSSSRGKIGITLAPQDQSVGASTVLLKPKVPYAPTVRAQVETWLGALSWDPSEDLQIEQMLEVADLSAQSNGLMNCTLTTSEDNARSRPALSSNPYCLMQWEPSASGLENYFLSPPRFRGRVHELGPQGIDYTVSVFDHAGNKVDLFSDRFDFEVIAPQDFEYGPNADLNDIARTVEKLDFELEQKSGIPCRLAVTSQEAKDAASRDKVLCYPRFTLLPGTLAFSQNAYTPRLQGQIDELGEHEMAWEILTFTREGEEIVLGEGSSTITVNDPPAPTLSILSRMEQLENGTYVGSQRGGTLGYAQVGVPRKAARVTMEVKGVEDSDRSYQYATRSWMGADDIVTFTRLLQMDEAPLWSKEPVQIKAYYTELPEISATIEPKVLRVPDERTKLILKPNGEALDTTGVPFKLKLGEVVGADVIYNEDRHGLWTVQMGMYENREITPLMEPRPMTDGVWEGVLNDVSAGKYSFIAESTIKSPDGEYERTIESNRYYTVVFKGTEPDAKVNPSRYSGVAPFSTVLMLQMDTESRMVLGEITWEVSEDGGKTWKPLEQESYVPWRKYVTFEAGIYQVRAEVENSKTGARGYTETIEINSFHVPKLELSGPKAVFVGDELTIDAKTTIDGEPVDAIIQWETLRGELLSTGDTYNYKSDEPTTLMLNVRAKLPDSPDDNPRAWDEQRYYVKIMPPRAPRGRVVVPGYMEAGKTYTINASNLLLPYTGMDTERYPIEGRWTLPDGTTIDEPVYEYTATVADAEAKRISFYYSAWIKGHKSDELTATWQRRVATGQYIWPDFEIRQIIKLPQAPADVTLYALSTDTNIRLEDPQYTWSLPASAEVVYDAGMRLQARFKEPGIHEVTCDIVDRRGFEATVTAEVEVVEPDPFDIEFYTYESNPYGRAPLSVRLSPRVSGGHPRDRMGEFDYFLNDEKLPDTGSTGIALDLEAGIHVIDVQGTSQMGATASAQHVVVVNENTPPECEVEKSFYDGSYPVYRFKANCEDADGRVTGYQWLIDGKSYGSSSNLLSLAAPKGDQTVRITMTATDDSGDSVTIEEIIP, from the coding sequence GTGCCTGCCACATATACCATCCACGAGGAAAACCCAAGCTGTGGACCAGGGGAAACGCAAAGAGGGGAATATTGCTACTCCCTTCCAAACGAACCCTGCCCGAGCGGCTACAGCTATTCAAGCAGCTTGGGAAAATGCACCAAAAGCTCAACCTGCTCGGTAGGCTCACTCAATACGTCACTGGATCTCTGCACGGCCAGCGGTTCTCCGGACTGCCCCACAGGTTACAGTTACTCAAGCAGCCTGGGAAAATGCACCAAAAGTGCTACCTGCTCGCAGGGCTCTTTAAGCACCAGTCTCGATAAATGCGCCAGCACGGCAAGCTACAATTGCCCCAGCGGTTATTCGTGGAGTGCCTCATTAGGCAAATGCACCCGCAGCAGCAGCTGCCCCTCGGGCGGCTCGCTTAATACCTCAGTCGATAAATGTCAGGCCTCCGAGACCTACAACTGCATCAACGGCTACGCCTGGAGCAGCGCGCTCAGTAAATGCAGCAAGATTGTGGACTGCCCCTCAGGAGGCTATCTGGACGGTTCAAGTGATTTGTGCCGGCGAACAGCCGATAAGGTCTGCCCCTCGCAGCTAAGCCTTTTTGAAGGGCGCATCTGCCAAGCCGACCCTGACTGTACGCAAAACGGCGATTTTGTGCCCGCAACCGATCTGTGCGACAGAGGCCTCGCCCCGGACACAAAGGCTCCGCATCTCTATTTTGCCAAGCGCGATAATCTGTTTACCGGCGGGGCGGTTGCCTACTTTGAGGATCTGCGCGTGGTGATGGCCGACAACCTCGATGATGCTCCGCAGCTGACCGGGCTTAAACTCACAGGCGGCCCGGACGATGTATCGATTGATCTTTCGCCTATGGGGCCGCTGCCGGTCTATACCTTTGATGTACCGCTGCTGCCGCGCACCAAGGAGTCGCCCTACACGCTGACCGCCTACGCTAAAGACTGGCGTGAGAATAGCGTACAAAAAAGCGTTGATCTTGAATATGTTCCGCGCATCGTTGAGATCAACGGCGGGCTTGTCAAGCTTCCTGCTGCTGCACACACCTTTGGCCGCATGGACGGGCAATCCGGGATAGCTTCTCCGGTGATAGAATTAATCGACGGTGGCGGCATAAACGGCAGCGCCGATGTAGAGGTGATGCTTGAGAGCGATTCCGAAGTCTCGTTGTCGGTGGGTGGGCAAGCCTTGTCCGCAGGCGAGCGCGGCCTGATCGAAGGGTATGATTTCAGCAGCAGCCGCGGCAAGATCGGGATTACTCTGGCGCCGCAGGACCAAAGCGTTGGGGCCTCCACCGTGCTTCTCAAACCCAAAGTGCCTTACGCACCAACGGTCAGAGCGCAAGTCGAAACTTGGCTTGGAGCACTATCCTGGGACCCGTCTGAGGATCTTCAGATCGAGCAGATGCTTGAAGTGGCCGACTTGTCCGCACAGAGCAATGGCCTGATGAACTGCACCCTGACGACTAGCGAGGACAACGCCCGTTCACGACCTGCGCTCTCAAGCAATCCGTACTGCTTGATGCAATGGGAGCCAAGCGCTTCGGGCCTTGAGAATTATTTTCTATCCCCGCCGCGATTCCGCGGCCGGGTACATGAACTTGGTCCCCAAGGAATCGATTACACGGTCAGTGTTTTTGATCATGCGGGCAATAAGGTTGATTTATTCTCCGACCGTTTTGATTTTGAAGTGATCGCCCCGCAGGATTTTGAGTATGGACCCAACGCAGATCTCAACGACATTGCCCGCACGGTGGAAAAACTTGACTTTGAACTTGAGCAAAAAAGCGGCATTCCCTGCCGGTTGGCGGTAACCTCTCAAGAAGCCAAGGATGCAGCCAGCCGCGACAAGGTACTGTGCTACCCACGCTTTACCCTCTTACCCGGCACGCTTGCGTTTTCGCAAAACGCTTATACGCCGAGATTGCAGGGACAAATCGATGAACTGGGTGAACACGAGATGGCGTGGGAGATTTTGACCTTTACCCGTGAGGGTGAAGAGATTGTGCTGGGCGAGGGATCTTCAACCATTACGGTCAACGACCCGCCGGCACCGACGCTGAGCATTCTTTCGCGCATGGAACAGCTAGAGAATGGTACTTACGTTGGCTCTCAGCGCGGCGGCACTCTGGGCTATGCGCAGGTGGGTGTTCCACGAAAGGCGGCGCGGGTGACCATGGAGGTCAAAGGCGTTGAAGATTCCGATCGCTCTTATCAGTATGCTACGCGCAGCTGGATGGGGGCCGATGACATTGTGACCTTTACTCGCCTGCTTCAAATGGACGAAGCGCCTCTTTGGAGCAAGGAGCCTGTGCAGATCAAGGCCTACTACACAGAGCTTCCTGAGATCAGCGCAACCATCGAGCCCAAGGTACTGCGTGTGCCCGATGAGCGCACCAAGCTGATTTTAAAACCCAACGGCGAGGCGCTTGATACCACAGGGGTTCCGTTTAAACTCAAACTGGGCGAGGTGGTTGGCGCTGATGTGATCTACAACGAAGACCGCCACGGGCTGTGGACGGTTCAGATGGGAATGTACGAAAACCGCGAGATCACCCCTTTAATGGAGCCTCGACCTATGACCGACGGGGTGTGGGAGGGCGTTCTAAACGATGTGTCCGCGGGCAAATACAGCTTCATCGCCGAGTCGACCATTAAATCCCCGGACGGCGAGTACGAGCGCACCATCGAATCGAATCGCTACTACACCGTGGTTTTCAAAGGCACAGAGCCCGATGCCAAGGTCAACCCGTCGCGCTACTCAGGCGTTGCACCTTTCAGTACGGTGCTGATGCTGCAGATGGATACTGAATCGCGTATGGTACTGGGAGAGATTACCTGGGAGGTCAGCGAGGACGGAGGTAAGACTTGGAAACCTCTGGAGCAGGAATCTTATGTTCCGTGGCGTAAATACGTTACGTTTGAAGCCGGAATCTACCAGGTACGCGCCGAGGTGGAGAACTCAAAAACTGGCGCTCGGGGCTATACCGAGACAATCGAGATCAACAGCTTTCATGTCCCAAAGCTTGAACTTTCAGGGCCCAAGGCGGTTTTTGTCGGCGACGAGCTGACAATTGATGCCAAAACCACCATCGACGGCGAGCCGGTCGATGCAATCATTCAGTGGGAGACCCTTCGCGGGGAGCTACTCTCGACAGGTGATACGTACAACTACAAAAGCGATGAGCCTACCACTTTGATGCTCAACGTGCGGGCCAAACTGCCTGATTCTCCCGACGACAACCCCAGGGCCTGGGATGAGCAGCGCTACTACGTCAAAATCATGCCGCCGCGCGCTCCGCGAGGCCGCGTAGTGGTTCCCGGCTACATGGAGGCCGGAAAGACCTACACGATAAACGCCTCCAATCTGCTTTTGCCCTACACGGGTATGGACACCGAGCGCTATCCCATTGAGGGGCGGTGGACGCTGCCTGATGGCACCACGATTGACGAGCCGGTATATGAATATACGGCAACCGTGGCTGATGCCGAAGCGAAGCGGATAAGCTTCTACTACTCGGCCTGGATCAAAGGGCATAAAAGCGATGAGCTGACCGCCACCTGGCAGCGCCGCGTGGCCACAGGACAGTATATCTGGCCAGATTTTGAGATTCGGCAGATAATTAAGCTGCCGCAGGCTCCAGCCGATGTGACCTTGTACGCGCTGTCCACCGACACCAATATCCGGCTTGAAGACCCGCAGTATACCTGGAGTCTGCCCGCTTCGGCCGAGGTGGTTTATGATGCCGGCATGCGTCTGCAGGCCCGGTTCAAGGAGCCTGGCATCCATGAGGTCACCTGCGACATCGTTGACCGACGCGGCTTTGAGGCAACGGTGACTGCGGAGGTCGAAGTGGTTGAACCCGACCCCTTCGATATCGAGTTCTACACCTATGAGAGCAACCCCTACGGACGTGCGCCTCTAAGCGTGCGGCTTTCACCGCGAGTTTCCGGCGGTCATCCCCGTGACCGTATGGGTGAATTCGACTATTTTCTCAACGATGAGAAGCTGCCAGATACCGGCTCAACCGGCATCGCGCTCGATCTTGAGGCGGGTATCCATGTTATTGATGTCCAAGGAACCTCTCAGATGGGGGCCACAGCAAGTGCTCAGCATGTGGTAGTAGTCAACGAAAACACCCCTCCTGAGTGCGAGGTGGAAAAAAGTTTCTACGATGGCAGCTACCCGGTCTATCGTTTCAAGGCCAACTGCGAGGACGCAGACGGGCGGGTGACCGGCTATCAGTGGCTTATCGATGGCAAAAGCTACGGAAGTTCCTCAAATCTACTCAGCTTGGCCGCCCCCAAAGGGGATCAGACGGTACGCATCACAATGACCGCCACAGACGATTCCGGCGATAGCGTGACGATTGAGGAGATTATCCCCTAA
- a CDS encoding conjugal transfer protein TraG N-terminal domain-containing protein — MTMEIWSIGDAEYLASILNSVAMFVGTGAPYQLASIGMILSILAFSVQSILQGGKSVPFQNVLIGWLLFSALFGPPATVIVNDAYETAAYPVDNVPWGVAATGHVMSTMGYEVTQYMEQAFSLPTMISNGFAAPLEALLKARDLDFATASVGGNDNVNTSEVGDIETSIVNYIKDCVAVGLKREELNPKQIALSNPAWSALKYNSNVYWTKIHLPDQPPESLSCSEAYAELDSLLRSGDFWVNWDNYLSSTIDSTDPIGDMQSAINAFSLSSTNAQSFMITSILSKLYSKGISLSHAQDGDVAEAILVESARQQRNIQWAAEGSLFSTIVRPMMTFFEAFWYCLTPFMAFLAVFLPMGPKIIMKYLSLAIWIQLWMPTMAVLNYYINWTVQRKFEQLGQTYALDSFDGFYLASTMLQDQLAVAGKLASATPVLTMVLLGSTYAAVSLSGQLSGGDHVNEKAVAPDPVNTGAGLNVDSAFSHNRVSGSRFTGAKDLAGSFDIGQNLQQSVSSAQSAVSSSTMNFGQSLGRSISSEFGQSDSLSNTQGLHQRLSASSSQTDQTMAKWGADLTKELGLGQQHQDVVTGSLLANLKAGGGPGDLGKILGAQLSGSVSASIGNQFSESGIASAMDRVAGTEGHQGSQAFMAQLAESVDKDSGSQATSTVMGGEKVSDNENLTESAQKVLSAQDSYEQATSHQTAFGGRSSVDAVTLGHQATSNPQLMEEMRSSLDKRKLLDDAMAYGQNQLGMNGNAGMFAGGLMMLNRYAQQNAGTEAGTEASNELLNFAARADGRQGFDNHIDPNANQSVVDTGKVKGKANDAQAAVQTGVPGPSDKARELAAGGRPGVDGRIADGQQKIENGDPRANHAEYQNRVATAAAGQQGAFNDKAKDEALNRMVASLENKSPAGVATEAARTALSTATDMTKKGFDILGTTIGAGAAGALGGAEQAYYEFLEHQEKLNPNGITLDENGNAVANIDEKGLHLYENLMEKVQVARDDIANFPEHGQKAMSEEQQSLFSKGKELLEAGLSATPAVMAYQWLVNGDGAATANIEKQWDEAVEAVPEASVARAVASAHPAVMLYQEVANGPGAAAAHLGKRVAEAEEHVPEFKMVSYPIKGALNAIMDNMEERHEEWTQDAREEALGYGLTPEQADLFAAVRMNALSRGLEGIVGGLPLGEQMNDIYQEGMYKEQIEAVGDPRIAQLIMHDAAVGSSTYVSQIGNLNATGEVGNLDPAIPKSPASPPASGGGGPFLEDGGGGPSKPQIDNEVGNLDPAIPKSPASPPASGGGGPFLEDGGGGPSKPQIDNEVGNLGSAIPKSAVRPTSDRGGPSLENRSGASQKPDMKKEVMMPES; from the coding sequence ATGACGATGGAAATTTGGAGCATCGGAGATGCGGAGTATCTAGCATCAATACTGAATTCCGTTGCAATGTTTGTAGGGACAGGAGCGCCGTATCAACTTGCATCGATAGGGATGATTCTCAGCATTCTGGCGTTCTCGGTGCAAAGCATTCTTCAGGGTGGCAAGTCTGTTCCTTTCCAAAATGTTCTTATTGGCTGGCTTCTGTTCTCTGCACTTTTTGGCCCCCCGGCAACAGTAATCGTCAATGACGCCTACGAAACGGCGGCTTATCCTGTCGACAATGTGCCCTGGGGCGTGGCGGCAACAGGCCATGTCATGTCTACGATGGGCTACGAGGTTACTCAGTATATGGAACAGGCGTTTAGCCTGCCCACAATGATAAGCAATGGATTCGCAGCACCTCTTGAAGCGCTGCTTAAAGCCAGAGATCTCGATTTTGCAACGGCTTCAGTCGGGGGCAACGACAACGTAAACACCAGTGAAGTGGGAGACATAGAAACATCGATTGTTAATTATATTAAAGATTGCGTTGCCGTAGGGCTAAAAAGGGAAGAGTTGAATCCTAAACAGATCGCCCTGTCCAACCCTGCCTGGAGCGCGCTTAAGTACAATAGCAATGTTTATTGGACAAAAATTCACCTTCCTGACCAGCCTCCTGAGTCCCTTTCATGCTCTGAAGCTTATGCAGAACTTGATAGCTTGTTAAGGAGTGGGGATTTTTGGGTCAACTGGGACAATTATCTTTCTTCAACGATAGACAGCACAGACCCTATCGGAGATATGCAGTCAGCAATTAACGCCTTTAGTCTGTCATCAACAAACGCGCAAAGCTTCATGATAACGTCAATTTTGAGCAAGCTTTATTCAAAAGGCATCAGTCTAAGCCATGCCCAGGATGGAGACGTAGCCGAAGCTATTTTGGTTGAAAGCGCAAGACAGCAGCGCAATATTCAATGGGCCGCAGAGGGAAGTCTTTTTTCAACAATCGTTCGTCCCATGATGACTTTTTTCGAGGCTTTCTGGTATTGCCTGACCCCGTTTATGGCTTTTCTGGCGGTTTTTCTGCCCATGGGTCCAAAAATTATCATGAAATACCTAAGCCTTGCCATCTGGATACAACTCTGGATGCCGACAATGGCCGTTTTGAATTATTACATCAACTGGACTGTGCAACGAAAATTCGAGCAACTCGGACAAACTTATGCCCTTGATAGCTTCGACGGATTTTATCTTGCCTCAACCATGCTTCAGGATCAGCTTGCGGTAGCCGGGAAACTCGCCTCGGCAACGCCAGTCCTGACCATGGTCTTGCTGGGGTCGACCTATGCCGCCGTAAGTCTTTCCGGGCAACTCTCCGGCGGGGATCATGTCAACGAAAAAGCGGTTGCTCCCGATCCTGTCAATACAGGCGCAGGCCTCAATGTCGACTCAGCCTTTTCACACAATCGCGTCTCAGGGTCGCGATTCACAGGAGCGAAGGACCTGGCTGGAAGCTTCGATATCGGGCAGAACCTGCAGCAGTCAGTCAGCTCCGCACAGTCGGCCGTCTCGAGCAGCACCATGAATTTCGGCCAATCCCTGGGGCGCTCGATCTCAAGCGAATTCGGGCAAAGCGACTCTTTGTCCAATACACAGGGACTGCATCAAAGACTAAGTGCCTCAAGCAGCCAGACAGACCAGACAATGGCTAAGTGGGGTGCAGACCTGACCAAAGAACTGGGCCTTGGCCAGCAGCATCAGGATGTAGTCACAGGCTCCCTCCTCGCAAACCTTAAAGCAGGCGGTGGCCCCGGAGATCTTGGCAAGATCCTTGGAGCACAGCTTAGCGGAAGTGTTAGTGCGAGCATTGGCAACCAATTCTCCGAATCCGGAATTGCCTCGGCCATGGATAGGGTGGCCGGCACCGAAGGGCATCAAGGCAGCCAGGCGTTTATGGCGCAGCTTGCAGAAAGTGTCGATAAGGATTCCGGATCACAGGCAACCAGCACAGTCATGGGTGGCGAGAAGGTCTCCGATAACGAAAATCTCACTGAATCGGCACAAAAGGTTCTCAGTGCTCAAGACAGCTACGAGCAGGCAACCTCACACCAGACAGCTTTTGGAGGAAGAAGCAGCGTCGACGCTGTGACCCTGGGTCACCAGGCGACCTCCAACCCGCAGTTGATGGAGGAGATGCGCTCGTCACTCGATAAAAGAAAATTGCTTGATGACGCCATGGCCTATGGCCAAAATCAACTCGGGATGAACGGCAATGCTGGGATGTTTGCCGGAGGCCTGATGATGCTCAACCGATATGCCCAGCAAAACGCAGGCACTGAGGCCGGCACGGAAGCCTCCAATGAACTGCTTAATTTCGCGGCTCGGGCCGATGGACGCCAAGGCTTTGATAACCATATCGATCCAAACGCCAACCAGAGCGTGGTTGATACAGGAAAAGTTAAGGGTAAGGCCAATGACGCCCAAGCTGCTGTTCAAACTGGGGTGCCGGGGCCAAGCGATAAGGCACGAGAGCTTGCTGCAGGAGGCCGCCCCGGCGTCGATGGAAGGATTGCGGACGGTCAGCAAAAGATTGAAAACGGAGACCCCCGCGCTAACCACGCCGAATACCAAAACAGAGTTGCCACTGCCGCGGCTGGTCAGCAGGGAGCCTTTAACGACAAAGCAAAAGATGAAGCTCTTAACCGTATGGTTGCGAGTCTGGAGAATAAAAGCCCTGCTGGGGTGGCAACAGAGGCCGCAAGAACAGCTTTGTCGACAGCCACAGATATGACTAAAAAGGGCTTTGATATTCTCGGAACAACCATTGGTGCTGGCGCCGCAGGAGCCCTTGGTGGGGCAGAACAAGCATATTACGAATTTCTAGAGCACCAAGAAAAACTCAATCCTAACGGGATCACTCTGGATGAAAACGGAAATGCTGTTGCGAACATAGATGAAAAAGGTCTTCATTTGTATGAAAACCTTATGGAAAAAGTGCAAGTGGCTCGTGATGATATCGCCAATTTCCCGGAGCATGGACAAAAAGCCATGAGCGAAGAGCAGCAATCGCTGTTTTCTAAAGGAAAAGAACTTCTGGAAGCTGGCTTGTCTGCAACACCAGCAGTGATGGCGTACCAGTGGTTGGTAAATGGGGATGGGGCAGCAACGGCAAATATAGAGAAGCAATGGGATGAGGCGGTTGAGGCTGTTCCTGAAGCCAGCGTTGCTAGAGCTGTCGCGTCTGCACACCCCGCTGTTATGCTCTACCAAGAGGTAGCAAACGGCCCAGGGGCAGCAGCGGCACACCTGGGTAAACGAGTAGCGGAGGCTGAGGAACATGTCCCGGAATTTAAAATGGTGTCATATCCAATCAAAGGGGCACTGAACGCAATTATGGATAATATGGAGGAGCGTCACGAGGAATGGACACAGGATGCCAGGGAAGAAGCTCTGGGATATGGCCTCACTCCAGAGCAAGCTGATCTTTTTGCCGCAGTTAGGATGAATGCCCTCTCTCGTGGGCTAGAAGGGATTGTGGGGGGCCTTCCTTTGGGAGAGCAAATGAACGATATCTATCAGGAGGGAATGTATAAGGAGCAAATAGAAGCCGTTGGCGATCCAAGGATTGCACAATTAATCATGCACGATGCAGCCGTTGGTAGCAGCACTTATGTGTCACAAATAGGCAACTTGAACGCAACTGGCGAAGTTGGCAATTTGGACCCCGCCATTCCGAAATCTCCTGCATCACCACCAGCATCAGGTGGGGGCGGTCCTTTCCTTGAAGATGGAGGTGGTGGGCCCTCAAAGCCACAAATAGATAACGAAGTTGGCAATTTGGACCCCGCCATTCCGAAATCTCCTGCATCACCACCAGCATCAGGTGGGGGCGGTCCTTTCCTTGAAGATGGAGGTGGTGGGCCCTCAAAGCCACAAATAGATAACGAAGTTGGCAATTTGGGTTCCGCCATTCCGAAATCCGCCGTCCGGCCAACATCGGACAGGGGTGGTCCTTCTCTTGAAAATAGAAGTGGTGCCTCCCAGAAGCCAGATATGAAAAAAGAAGTGATGATGCCTGAGTCCTGA
- a CDS encoding MerR family DNA-binding transcriptional regulator, with the protein MNRYVSISDAAKALGVSVTTLRRWEAAGKLVPEHTAGGHRRYDLAKLRPEMFRAEEAAARRTIAYARVSSHDQKDDLERQKQVLEIITVFSARLYGSRSRKNQKSLDSVKKAVEDAT; encoded by the coding sequence ATGAATAGATATGTAAGCATAAGTGATGCAGCTAAGGCGCTGGGTGTGTCTGTCACCACCCTGCGCCGCTGGGAAGCAGCGGGCAAGTTGGTGCCGGAGCACACGGCAGGCGGCCATCGCCGTTACGACTTGGCGAAACTACGTCCCGAGATGTTTCGGGCCGAGGAAGCTGCGGCGAGACGCACCATCGCCTACGCCCGCGTTTCCAGCCACGATCAAAAGGATGATCTGGAAAGACAAAAGCAAGTGCTGGAGATCATCACGGTCTTTAGCGCCAGGCTGTATGGCAGCCGCTCGCGCAAAAACCAGAAATCACTTGATAGCGTAAAGAAAGCCGTGGAGGACGCGACATGA
- a CDS encoding RNA-guided endonuclease InsQ/TnpB family protein, with translation MIVAHKIALAPNNKQGTYFAKAAGTARFAYNWALVEWQRQYDAWKQDNSLPKPSQAALRRQLNTIKREQFPWMLEVTKNAPQMAIMQLGDAFKNFFAGRAKYPKFRKKGVRDRFTLTNDQFSIDGCRIRIPNLGWVRMRESLRFTGKILSATVYRVADRWFVSIAVDTQDDPRLPEAENQGVVGVDLGVSALATLSTGETIIGPKAHTLLLKRLRRLSRSLSRKQKGSSNRNKAKAKLARLHARIANVRSDALHKLTADLTRRFHTIGIEDLNVRGMMANRHLARSIADMGFFEFRRQLNYKASQRGGLVVVADRWFPSSKTYSACGSALNDMPLSLRHWICPDCGSRHDRDLNAARNLATYAVSSTVSACGEEGAGRACKSTVKPASVKQEISTEPV, from the coding sequence ATGATCGTTGCGCACAAGATCGCGCTTGCGCCCAACAACAAACAGGGGACATATTTCGCCAAGGCAGCCGGGACGGCGCGGTTCGCCTACAACTGGGCGCTGGTCGAGTGGCAACGCCAGTATGACGCATGGAAGCAGGACAACAGCCTGCCCAAGCCATCACAGGCGGCGCTGCGCCGTCAATTAAATACCATCAAACGTGAGCAGTTTCCGTGGATGCTCGAAGTCACCAAAAATGCGCCACAAATGGCGATCATGCAGTTGGGCGATGCCTTTAAGAATTTCTTTGCCGGTCGCGCCAAGTACCCGAAGTTCCGCAAGAAGGGAGTGCGTGATCGATTCACCCTTACCAACGACCAATTCAGCATCGACGGCTGCCGCATACGCATCCCCAATCTGGGCTGGGTGCGTATGCGAGAGTCGTTGCGCTTTACTGGCAAGATCCTGTCGGCCACGGTCTACCGTGTGGCCGACCGCTGGTTTGTCAGTATTGCTGTGGACACCCAGGACGATCCACGCCTGCCAGAAGCCGAAAACCAAGGCGTAGTAGGTGTGGACCTGGGTGTCTCGGCATTAGCAACACTCTCGACGGGAGAAACCATCATCGGCCCCAAGGCGCACACACTATTGCTCAAGCGGCTTCGGCGGCTATCGCGTAGCCTGTCGCGCAAGCAGAAAGGCTCCAGCAACCGAAACAAGGCCAAGGCCAAACTGGCGCGGCTTCATGCCCGTATTGCGAATGTCCGCTCCGATGCCTTGCACAAACTGACCGCCGACCTAACACGACGGTTTCATACCATCGGGATCGAAGATCTGAATGTGCGCGGCATGATGGCAAACCGACACTTGGCCCGATCTATTGCCGATATGGGCTTTTTCGAGTTTCGTCGGCAATTGAACTACAAGGCATCGCAACGGGGCGGGTTGGTGGTCGTGGCTGATCGCTGGTTTCCGAGCAGCAAGACATACTCGGCCTGCGGCTCGGCGCTGAACGACATGCCGCTATCCCTGCGGCACTGGATCTGCCCGGACTGTGGCTCGCGCCACGACCGGGATCTGAATGCGGCCAGAAATCTGGCTACATACGCCGTGAGTTCCACGGTGTCAGCCTGTGGAGAGGAAGGCGCTGGCCGTGCTTGCAAAAGCACGGTGAAACCGGCCTCTGTGAAGCAGGAAATCAGCACTGAACCGGTTTAG